From Ipomoea triloba cultivar NCNSP0323 chromosome 5, ASM357664v1, the proteins below share one genomic window:
- the LOC116020890 gene encoding germin-like protein subfamily 1 member 13, translating to MALRVLLVTIAIMALASSFANASDPSPLQDFCVAFDDPKDALFVNGKFCKNPDDVKVDDFLFRGLNKPGNTSNPLGSKVTPVNVDNLAGLNTLGISLARIDFAPFGLNPPHTHPRATEVLVVLKGTLYVGFVLSNPPPGMKNKLFTKTLYPGDVFVFPEGLIHFQFNVGKTRAIAFAGLSSQNPGVITIANAVFGSDPPINPDVLTKAFQVDDKVIEYLQSQFWYDNN from the exons ATGGCTCTTAGGGTACTTTTGGTCACAATTGCCATTATGGCTTTGGCATCATCATTTGCCAATGCATCAGATCCCTCCCCTTTGCAGGATTTCTGTGTTGCATTTGATGATCCCAAGGATGCCT tGTTCGTGAATGGAAAGTTTTGCAAGAATCCAGATGACGTCAAAGTTGATGACTTCCTTTTCCGAGGCCTTAATAAGCCTGGAAACACGTCAAATCCGCTTGGTTCTAAGGTCACACCTGTGAATGTGGACAATCTTGCAGGACTAAATACTCTCGGCATTTCACTAGCTCGTATTGATTTTGCACCCTTTGGCCTTAACCCTCCCCACACCCACCCTAGAGCAACTGAAGTCCTTGTTGTCTTGAAGGGTACCCTCTACGTTGGATTCGTTCTTTCTAACCCACCGCCAGGAATGAAGAACAAGCTCTTTACTAAGACATTATATCCCGGAGATGTGTTTGTATTCCCTGAAGGCCTCATTCACTTCCAATTCAACGTAGGAAAGACCAGAGCCATTGCATTTGCTGGTCTAAGTAGCCAAAATCCAGGAGTGATCACAATTGCCAATGCTGTTTTCGGATCTGATCCGCCCATCAACCCAGATGTTCTCACTAAAGCATTCCAAGTCGATGACAAAGTGATTGAGTACCTCCAATCACAATTTTGGTACGACAACAACTAG
- the LOC116020494 gene encoding germin-like protein subfamily 1 member 13, protein MNEAFWKHKTKTSPAIAQLLFVFAVFVNGKFCKNPDEVNADDFFFRGLNKPGDTSNPLGSKVSAVNVANLTGLNTLGISLARIDFAPYGLNPPHTHPRATEVIAVLEGTFYVGFVLSNPAPGMKNKLFTKTLYPGDVFVFPEGLIHFQFNIGKTPAVLFAALSSQNPGVITIANAVFGSDPPINPDVLTKAFQVDDKVIEYLQSQFWYDNN, encoded by the exons ATGAATGAGGCCTTCTggaaacacaaaacaaaaacatctcCGG caattgcacaattattatttgtgtttgcAGTGTTCGTGAATGGAAAGTTTTGCAAGAATCCCGACGAAGTCAATGCTGATGACTTCTTTTTCCGTGGTCTTAATAAGCCTGGAGACACGTCCAATCCGCTTGGTTCTAAGGTTTCAGCAGTGAATGTGGCCAATCTAACAGGTCTGAACACTCTCGGCATTTCACTGGCTCGTATTGATTTTGCACCCTATGGCCTCAACCCTCCCCACACCCACCCTAGAGCAACTGAAGTCATTGCTGTTTTGGAGGGCACCTTCTacgttggatttgttctttctAACCCAGCACCAGGAATGAAGAACAAGCTCTTTACTAAGACATTATACCCCGGAGATGTTTTTGTGTTCCCAGAAGGCCTCATTCATTTCCAATTCAACATAGGAAAAACCCCAGCCGTTTTATTTGCTGCTCTGAGTAGCCAAAATCCAGGAGTGATTACAATTGCCAATGCAGTCTTCGGTTCTGATCCACCAATCAATCCAGATGTTCTCACTAAAGCCTTCCAAGTTGACGACAAAGTGATTGAATATCTTCAATCACAATTTTGGTACGACAACAACTAG
- the LOC116021082 gene encoding germin-like protein subfamily 1 member 16, which produces MALRFFSIAIVVMALASSFANASDPNPLQDFCVAIDDPHHVLFVNGRFCKNPDDVNADDFLFRGLNKPGNTSNPLGSKVTAVNVNNFPGLNTLGISIARIDFAPYGLNPPHTHPRATEVLVVLEGTLYVGFVLSNPPPGMKNKLFAKILHPGDVYIFPQGLIHFQLNVGKSNAVAFASLSSQNPGVITIANAVFGSDPPISLDVLTKAFQVDDKVIKYLQSRFWYDNN; this is translated from the exons ATGGCTCTTAGGTTCTTTTCCATCGCCATTGTTGTTATGGCTTTGGCATCTTCATTTGCCAATGCTTCAGATCCCAATCCCTTGCAGGATTTCTGTGTTGCAATTGATGATCCCCACCATGTTT TGTTCGTGAATGGAAGGTTTTGCAAGAATCCGGATGATGTCAATGCTGATGACTTCCTTTTTCGGGGTCTTAATAAACCTGGAAACACGTCGAATCCACTCGGGTCTAAGGTTACGGCTGTGAATGTTAACAATTTCCCGGGACTAAATACTCTTGGCATTTCAATAGCTCGTATTGATTTTGCACCCTACGGTCTCAACCCTCCCCACACCCACCCTAGAGCAACTGAAGTCCTCGTTGTCTTGGAAGGCACCCTCTACGTTGGGTTCGTTCTTTCTAATCCACCACCAGGAATGAAGAATAAGCTTTTTGCTAAGATATTACATCCCGGAGATGTTTATATATTCCCACAAGGTCTCATTCATTTCCAGTTGAACGTAGGAAAGTCCAACGCCGTTGCATTTGCTAGTTTAAGCAGTCAAAATCCAGGAGTGATTACAATTGCCAATGCGGTATTCGGTTCTGATCCACCAATCAGCCTAGATGTTCTCACCAAAGCATTCCAAGTTGATGACAAAGTGATTAAATATCTCCAATCACGATTTTGGTATGATAACAACTAG